A part of Emys orbicularis isolate rEmyOrb1 chromosome 13, rEmyOrb1.hap1, whole genome shotgun sequence genomic DNA contains:
- the LOC135887330 gene encoding C-type lectin domain family 2 member D-like, translating to MDPAGKKLRSEVNPDIPGNPESGAEPGNVSSCKLRKRAACTVAVSVVLVILIVAVVVLAVLVLKVQPQFMVWCPDGWIGYRGKCYYFSEAEENWNNSQSNCSVLGASLAVIDSKQDLDFMLRYKGVSEHWIGLWREQERQPWKWVNGSDFNSSFPIGGGGNCAYLNDNGVSASRCITERNWVCSKPDAYTSQKNATQRIRS from the exons ATGGATCCCGCTGGGAAGAAACTGCGGTCAGAGGTTAATCCTGATATCCCTGGAAACCCCGAGAGCGGAGCGGAGCCAG GGAATGTCTCTAGCTGCAAGCTCAGGAAACGTGCTGCATGTACAGTCGCAGTGAGCGTTGTACTTGTCATTCtgattgttgctgttgttgttctgGCAG TGCTGGTACTTAAAGTACAGCCCCAATTCATGGTCTGGTGCCCAGACGGCTGGATCGGATACCGAGGGAAATGCTACTATTTCTCTGAGGCTGAAGAGAACTGGAACAACAGCCAGAGCAACTGCTCTGTACTTGGCGCTTCCCTGGCTGTGATTGACAGCAAGCAGGACCTG GATTTCATGTTGCGATACAAAGGCGTCTCCGAGCACTGGATCGGCCTCTGGAGAGAGCAGGAGAGACAGCCCTGGAAATGGGTGAATGGCTCTGATTTCAACAGCTC GTTCCcgataggaggaggaggaaactgcGCGTACCTGAATGACAACGGCGTCAGCGCTTCAAGGTGCATCACCGAGAGAAACTGGGTCTGCAGCAAACCTGATGCTTATACAAGCCAGAAAAACGCGACGCAGAGGATAAGGAGCTGA
- the LOC135888141 gene encoding killer cell lectin-like receptor subfamily B member 1B allele C, giving the protein MTEEIIYADINVLEDGSPTSQPSPLKHHDLRGFARRHGFILWIALAGNVILATAVIALGSQGESLEDLVSRLKQSLCYSTQSPSADGSGCKLCPMDWLSGRGKCYWFSKDSKNWKESCADCSAKSSRKLVIQDQEEMEFIQNVTQGKYHVWLGLSVTSAEKNWTWVDSSMLDQTLFPVTGPADMNSCGVIKGNRIHSETCSAEFKWICQKEAVPL; this is encoded by the exons ATGACTGAGGAAATTATCTACGCTGATATAAACGTTCTGGAAGACGGGTCCCCCACCAGCCAACCCTCTCCCCTTAAGCACCACG ATCTCCGGGGATTTGCACGCCGGCACGGGTTCATTCTGTGGATTGCTTTGGCTGGCAACGTGATCCTGGCTACAGCGGTAATTGCACTGGGCAGTCAGGGTGA GAGCCTGGAGGACTTGGTGTCTCGCCTGAAGCAGAGTCTGTGTTACTCAACCCAGAGCCCCTCAGCAG ACGGCTCCGGCTGCAAACTCTGCCCTATGGACTGGCTGTCAGGCAGGGGAAAGTGTTACTGGTTTTCCAAAGACAGCAAAAACTGGAAGGAGAGCTGTGCTGACTGCTCCGCAAAGAGCTCTCGAAAGCTAGTGATCCAAGACCAGGAGGAGATG GAGTTCATACAGAACGTCACACAGGGTAAATATCATGTCTGGCTCGGGCTCAGCGTTACATCTGCAGAGAAGAACTGGACCTGGGTGGACAGCTCCATGTTAGACCAAACTCT GTTCCCAGTAACGGGTCCTGCTGACATGAACAGCTGTGGGGTGATAAAAGGGAATCGGattcactctgaaacctgcagtgCTGAATTCAAATGGATTTGCCAGAAGGAAGCCGTGCCGCTATAA